A region of the Desulfovibrio litoralis DSM 11393 genome:
GCTTTAATGATTTCAGAATTAAACAGCATTCCTGTTTTAGCCGCAGAGATATTAAAACCTTCTCTGATCGTGCTTAGCTGTAAGCTTGTAAACTTGGCAGGCGGGGCGAAAATTCCGTTGACTCCCGCTCCATGTTGAGCGGTTAAAGCGGTTATAACACTTACGCCAAAAGCCCCTAAACAGGTAATAGTTTTTAAATCTGCTTGAATGCCTGCTCCCCCACCAGAGTCAGAACCGGCAATAGTAAGAACGTTAGGGTGGTTATTCATTATTTTTTAGAACCTTGAAATATTGTCCGAATTTCTTTTATTTGAGCAGGAATATCTTGAGCGGAAACAATTTCTGAGACTAAAGCACAACACTTGGCACCGTGTTTTATCACTTCAGCCAAGTTATGTTTTTTTATTCCGCCAATAGCCACAAAAGGCACTGTGCAGTTTTGTACGACATATTCCAAGTATTCAAAACCAACAGCTTCACAAACATCAACTTTGGTCTTAGTCGGAAAAATAGGTCCAACTCCTATATAATTTAATAACCCGTCTTTATATAGTTTTTCCGCCTCAAGGGCTTGTTTGGGAGAGTGAGTCGACAAGCCTATAATTTTAGTTTCGCCCAATAATTGACGAATAGCGGATACAGGCAGGTCTTCCTGTCCTATATGCACACCGTCAGCTTTGGATAAAATTGCAATATCCACATGGTCATTAACGATAAAACAAGCCCCTGATTCTTTGCAAAGGCGACTTATTTCAAGGCATTCTTTGAGCATTTCGCCCATTTTTTTATATTTTTCACGATATTGTATTAATTTAACATCGGCTTTTAAAAGTTCTTTAACAACATCAATCGTGTTGCGGTTTAAAGAAAGTTTTGAATCTGTAATAGCATATATATCAGTATTTAAAACGTTTTTTATCATATTTGCCTTTAGTTATAATTGATAATTGGCGAGTATAGGGCGTCGCCAGCCTCTTGAAAAAGAATTGTTTGTAATACGCAACACAGGTGGAAGCTGATAACGTTTAAATTCGGCTTGTTTTAAAAGAGTGAAGACGCTTTGAACAATATCGGGTTTAAAACCTTTTTCGATAATACTGGCACTATCTAGTTTTTCTGCTAAATGTGCGGACAAAATAGAATCTAAAACAGGATAAGGCGGTAGGCTGTCAACATCTTGTTGCCCATAACTTAATTCAGCTGTTGGCGGTCTGTCAATAATAGTTTGCGGAATTGCTTTGTCCGGGTAAGTTTTGTTATACCAGTTAGCAATACGATAGACTTCTGTTTTCAAAACATCGCCCAAAGGAGATAACGCACCGACTGTGTCGCCATACAAAGTGCAATATCCCATAGCTATCTCCGACTTGTTGCTACAACATAAGACAAGCCCGTTAAACTGGTTGGAAAGAGTCATTAAAATACCGCCGCGAATTCTTGATTGCAGATTTTCTACCGTACGTTCTTGAAGCTCATTAGCCTCAGGGGCGTTAACCGGGTTTGGGGTATTCAACTCTGCTGTTAAGATTAGTTCTTTAAAGGAGTTTAAGGGGTCTTCTATTGGAATAGAAAGGAACTGAATTCCAAGGGTTTGAGCCAATAATTTAGCGTCGCTTTGGGTTTCGGCAGAGTTGATAGAAGATGGCATTGTAACGCCGAGTACGTCAAGCGGGTTAAAGGCATCTGCTGCCAGAGCCGCAATTACGGCAGAGTCAATTCCGCCTGAGATTCCGATAATAACTTTTGGAGAATGATGAGAGGGAATTATTCTGTTAATAAATTCTTTTAAGCCAAGACGCAACGCTCCCCAAATTTCAGGAATATCTTTTGTTGCTTCGTTCGATCTAAATACGACGTTATTTTTTACAGTTCCAACATTAGAATTAAATCCGAGAAGGTCAAGAGATTGATTTGGGGAAGCTCCAAAAAAGCTTGGAACCGGTTCTTCTCTTTTTCCTACATTAACAATTTTTATATCTTGTTCAAAGGCGGCGGCTTCTCTTATAACCTTACCTTTACTGCTTATAAAGGCACTGCGTCCTCCAAAGATAAGACTGTCGCAGGTACCAAAGCTGTTTACAAATAAAATCTGCGTTTTATAATAGTTAGCAAGCTCAGAAAGTTGGTTGCGATAAAATTCGCCTGATTGTTGAGTATAAGGAAGGGCGGCAATGTTTACAATAGCGTCTACCCCATATTCAAGGCTTCTTCCAACTACGTCTAAACAGCCAACTCCATCTTCTGTACATTGGTGGTCTAAGCTATTTAATAAATCAGACCCGACAACAACCATAAAGTTTATGCCGTTAATGCTGAAATGCCCGGGGGTTGTGCCGTGTTCAAAGTAACGTTGGTCTTCAAATATATCATCTAGAGGTAAATGAATTTTACTTGTTAAAACGCTGATTTTTCCTTCGCTTAAGTATAAAGCCGCATTAAAGGCCGGCTTTCCTATTGGTAGGGTGTTAGCGAGCGGTGCTCCGATAACTAATGGTGGAGCAGAGGCAAGCTTGTTTGCAAGTTGATATAGTCTTTTTCTTGCTCTTTCTAAGAAAATAGGCATAGTCAAAAGATTTAAAGGGGAATATCCCGAAAGAAAAAGTTCAGGTGCGATACATAATTCGGCACCTTGTTCTTCTGCCTGTTTAACTGCTGTAAAAATTCTTTTCGTATTTGTGTCAATATCACCGACTATAGATGACATTTGAAGCAGAGCTATTTTCATAGTAGTTACCAAGTAAGTTAAATTAAAGGGAAAGAAAATTTATCTTAAACACTTATACTATTCTATATAAAAATATGTTTTTAGTAAAGTGAGACTATTGAAAAATAGCTTCAAAGTTACTTTTGTTAGGATTGCATTCTTAAAAACTGAAAATACCAATTTAAGACCATTGCAAAAATCTGTTTTGCAATGGTCTTGTTGTAATCATCTTAAGTAATAAAAACAAAACCGCAAAACTTTTATATCTCACAAGGGTAAATATAATGGTTTTACGGTTTTGTTGTTTATTTTGTCTGTGATTAAGTTTTGATTAATTTGTATTAAAATCCAAAACCGTCATTATCAGAACCGGAGGCACCGAAACCAAAAGTATCCGGAACTTCGTTAGCACTTTCTTCAGCTGCTTGCGGTTCGGCAACAGCGTCAGCTCCCGCAACCGCACCGGCCGCTCCGGCAACGGCTAAAGCGCCGAGAGAAGCTTTAACTGCTTTAGTTACAATATCTTTTATTCCGCTTTCAAGACCTGTTTCATCAATTGCGACTTTTCCTTTAAATTGATTTACATTGTCTTTAAGTTCAGCATTTTCTGTGGTTAATGTTTTTACTTTTGCTTCAAGTTGAGCCACTTTCTTTTCAAGCTCTTCCGCTTTTTTCTTAAACGGCTCTAAAGCTTTTAATTGTTTATTAAGCTCAAGTGTTGCTTCTTGTTCTGTTTCTGCGGTTTCTATTGCTTCTTCATATTGATTTAAAATAGCAACAAAAGATTCCATATATTTAGCCGGAATAGGCTCAACAGAAATATTATCACCTAAAGTTCCTTTTTTGCTTTCACAAGCAGAAGACGGAGCTTCGCCAGAGCAACAACAAAGTTTCATTAAGTCTGTATTTAAGCTAAAAAGCCATGCTTTTGCCAGAGGAGTTACAAAACATTCTGCATCTTTATCCAGACTACGCCCGGATAAAAAAGAGAGCATTTCTGATACACCTGCATTGCTTTTTCCGGATAAGAGGTCATGCACGATCTCCATCTTGAAAACTCTGCGTCCTTCGTCAGACATTTTTGCCTCCTTATTATCTGCGAAAACTTTATATTTCGTTTTAAAGTTCAAGTTAAAATATTAGGTGTTGTCTATTGGTTAATTTAATTTTTCTACTTAATTTATTTGATTTATTAAGTGGTTAAATTAACGCCTTCCGATAGAACGCACATAAGTTAAAGCCACTGTACGATAGACCAAATGCCCGAGTTTTGACCAAGGCAGATAGGCAATAAGCATGAATACGGCGATTAAATGTAAATAATAAACAGGGAAGGCAAGGTTTGGAATATTAGCCAAACGCAATATTTGAGATAATACTCCGGTTATGCCTACTGCCCAAATAACATATAAAAGATACCAGTCATACCAATGAGATTGGGTTTTCTTTGGCTCTAAGGCTAAACGACGTTTAGTTAAAAGAGTTAAACCAATCAGCAGAAGAATAGTTCCAACATTGGCGAGAATTTTTATAGGATTAAACCATTCTAAAGGGGTATGAATAGAGATAGCAGGGATAATATATCCACCCCAGTGCCCGACAGCAATAGTGCCGGTAACGATCATTAAAGCGATAAAACCATAAAACAGACTCATGTGTCCAAGTTTACGCTCGGATTTATCAGAGCCACAATCTTGGAATTTTTTATGAGTTGCTATTTCATCTTTGATAACGTCTATTAAATGATAAACCCAATGTTTTTGTTTTCCCAAAACCAAGGTTGTTCCTTCAGGTTTGAAAGATTTTATTAACTTTCGAGAACCGTTCCAAAAGGTAAAAGCAACAAAGAGGAAAACAGCACCAAAAATAG
Encoded here:
- the thiE gene encoding thiamine phosphate synthase, with translation MIKNVLNTDIYAITDSKLSLNRNTIDVVKELLKADVKLIQYREKYKKMGEMLKECLEISRLCKESGACFIVNDHVDIAILSKADGVHIGQEDLPVSAIRQLLGETKIIGLSTHSPKQALEAEKLYKDGLLNYIGVGPIFPTKTKVDVCEAVGFEYLEYVVQNCTVPFVAIGGIKKHNLAEVIKHGAKCCALVSEIVSAQDIPAQIKEIRTIFQGSKK
- the nadE gene encoding NAD(+) synthase, with translation MKIALLQMSSIVGDIDTNTKRIFTAVKQAEEQGAELCIAPELFLSGYSPLNLLTMPIFLERARKRLYQLANKLASAPPLVIGAPLANTLPIGKPAFNAALYLSEGKISVLTSKIHLPLDDIFEDQRYFEHGTTPGHFSINGINFMVVVGSDLLNSLDHQCTEDGVGCLDVVGRSLEYGVDAIVNIAALPYTQQSGEFYRNQLSELANYYKTQILFVNSFGTCDSLIFGGRSAFISSKGKVIREAAAFEQDIKIVNVGKREEPVPSFFGASPNQSLDLLGFNSNVGTVKNNVVFRSNEATKDIPEIWGALRLGLKEFINRIIPSHHSPKVIIGISGGIDSAVIAALAADAFNPLDVLGVTMPSSINSAETQSDAKLLAQTLGIQFLSIPIEDPLNSFKELILTAELNTPNPVNAPEANELQERTVENLQSRIRGGILMTLSNQFNGLVLCCSNKSEIAMGYCTLYGDTVGALSPLGDVLKTEVYRIANWYNKTYPDKAIPQTIIDRPPTAELSYGQQDVDSLPPYPVLDSILSAHLAEKLDSASIIEKGFKPDIVQSVFTLLKQAEFKRYQLPPVLRITNNSFSRGWRRPILANYQL
- the qmoC gene encoding quinone-interacting membrane-bound oxidoreductase complex subunit QmoC produces the protein MTQPVKIKPDLEFIKELQEVGGESLKKCYQCATCSVACPISPHSQPYPRKEMVWAQWGLKDKLMTDPDIWLCHNCGNCSDLCPRGASPSDLISAVRNMVYKKLSAPSIIGKWLSSPVYLPILIAIPAILFFIVWKIMANAWHGGQMIPSGKIVYGNIFYGNYTIDPIFGAVFLFVAFTFWNGSRKLIKSFKPEGTTLVLGKQKHWVYHLIDVIKDEIATHKKFQDCGSDKSERKLGHMSLFYGFIALMIVTGTIAVGHWGGYIIPAISIHTPLEWFNPIKILANVGTILLLIGLTLLTKRRLALEPKKTQSHWYDWYLLYVIWAVGITGVLSQILRLANIPNLAFPVYYLHLIAVFMLIAYLPWSKLGHLVYRTVALTYVRSIGRR